Proteins encoded together in one Vicinamibacteria bacterium window:
- the pepQ gene encoding Xaa-Pro dipeptidase encodes MNLSALFTAHIEIRQRKLAEILEATGFDALIVSSGEPHVYFADDRQAPFCPVAHFAHWCPIRGPFHLLRLAPGSKPLLIRYAPEDYWYEPARLDEPFWLPQFELEEAATPHGVWKRIGRPTNTAYIGNETQRAEAAGLTVNPEGLLSRLDWDRAYKTEYEIASLEEASALGARGHVAARKAFEAGGSELDIHNAFVIAVGVTEEELPYTTIVALDEKSAFLHYEAKRKNGHGRVLLIDAAAQMRGYAADITRTHVAADCDSRFVSLRDGMEKLQQELCREVRPRANFLELHLLAHHKVAALLADCGILKADAEEANAKGWSRPFLPHGLGHHLGLQVHDVGGHLRSPDGAKMPPPPEHPFLRNTRPVEPGQVFTMEPGLYFIDMLLRPFREGGDASRFDWKLIDELTPNGGIRIEDDVVVTEDGHRNMTREYLPIG; translated from the coding sequence ATGAATCTGTCCGCCCTGTTCACCGCTCATATCGAGATCCGGCAACGAAAGCTCGCCGAGATCCTCGAGGCGACTGGTTTCGACGCACTGATCGTATCTTCGGGCGAGCCGCATGTTTACTTCGCCGATGATCGGCAGGCGCCTTTTTGCCCCGTGGCCCATTTCGCTCATTGGTGCCCCATAAGGGGACCGTTTCACCTTCTTCGGCTCGCACCGGGCAGCAAGCCGCTCTTGATCCGTTACGCTCCCGAGGACTATTGGTACGAGCCGGCGCGTCTGGACGAGCCTTTCTGGCTTCCCCAGTTCGAGCTCGAAGAGGCGGCGACTCCCCACGGGGTCTGGAAGCGAATCGGGCGACCGACGAACACCGCCTATATAGGGAACGAAACCCAGCGGGCCGAGGCCGCGGGGTTGACCGTCAACCCGGAAGGGTTGCTGTCGCGCCTCGACTGGGATCGCGCTTACAAGACGGAATACGAGATCGCCTCCCTCGAGGAGGCGAGCGCTCTCGGCGCAAGGGGACATGTGGCGGCGAGGAAAGCTTTCGAGGCCGGCGGTTCGGAGCTAGACATCCACAACGCCTTCGTGATCGCCGTGGGCGTAACCGAAGAGGAGCTTCCGTACACCACCATCGTCGCGCTCGACGAAAAGTCCGCGTTCCTCCACTACGAAGCGAAACGGAAGAACGGCCACGGAAGAGTGCTGCTCATCGATGCGGCGGCGCAAATGCGTGGCTATGCGGCGGACATCACTCGAACCCACGTCGCCGCCGATTGTGACTCCCGCTTCGTCTCGTTGAGGGACGGAATGGAGAAACTCCAACAAGAGCTGTGCCGCGAGGTTCGTCCTCGAGCGAATTTCCTCGAGCTGCACCTATTGGCCCATCACAAGGTGGCGGCACTTCTGGCCGACTGCGGCATCTTGAAGGCCGACGCGGAGGAAGCCAATGCCAAAGGGTGGTCGAGGCCGTTCCTTCCGCATGGGCTCGGCCACCACCTCGGGCTCCAGGTGCACGACGTGGGTGGTCACCTGAGGAGTCCCGACGGCGCAAAGATGCCTCCACCACCGGAGCACCCTTTCCTGCGCAACACGCGTCCCGTCGAGCCCGGCCAGGTTTTCACGATGGAGCCCGGTCTCTACTTCATCGATATGTTGCTCCGCCCGTTTCGTGAAGGCGGCGACGCCTCCCGTTTCGATTGGAAGCTCATCGACGAGCTCACCCCCAATGGCGGGATTCGAATCGAGGACGACGTCGTCGTGACCGAGGACGGTCACCGAAACATGACCCGAGAGTACCTTCCGATCGGGTAG
- a CDS encoding sigma-54 dependent transcriptional regulator, producing MLLRALIAVKADALADRLHNALSDNTVRAEKLASGEDAWDRLTREEFDLFLLNRDGLGNEPRALLRNIGKLPSHPGVVVVAAREDPTDRAHLLAAGCLAVLWEGLPVSTLKETLRALAKRRREERLQHLKAERPEERYSLKDFVAQSGEMRRFMETVRQVAQSDTTSVLILGETGVGKERLARAIHAEGRRGAGPFIAVNCGALPEPLLESELFGHEEGAFTGAVRARRGYFELAHGGTLFLDEIGEMAPHLQVKLLRVLEEKSFYRVGGERATAVDVRIVAATNRDLRADVANRRFRSDLYYRLAVVTLAIPPLRGRREDVPQLVASYLEHFKTQLNRRDLSIDPDAMHALVGYDWPGNVRELINVLERAVLLCRGSSISVTDFPPEISKPSGVSKGDGSEPAFPDAWLDEPLDEGRRRLMLAFEQRYLRRILREAHGRIGKAASRAGVTERTLYDLMKKHGLRKEDFKPASAQAG from the coding sequence ATGCTGCTACGTGCTCTCATCGCGGTCAAAGCCGACGCGCTCGCCGACCGGCTCCACAATGCGCTGTCCGACAACACGGTCCGAGCGGAGAAGCTTGCCTCGGGGGAAGATGCGTGGGATCGCCTGACGCGCGAGGAGTTCGACCTCTTCCTGCTGAATCGAGACGGACTCGGGAACGAGCCACGCGCTCTCCTGCGTAACATCGGCAAGCTCCCCTCACATCCCGGTGTCGTCGTGGTTGCGGCCAGAGAAGACCCCACCGATCGCGCCCACCTGCTCGCCGCGGGATGCCTGGCGGTTCTGTGGGAAGGACTACCGGTCAGCACGCTGAAGGAGACCCTTAGAGCACTCGCCAAACGGCGACGCGAAGAGAGGCTCCAACACCTGAAGGCGGAGCGACCGGAAGAGCGATACAGTCTCAAGGATTTCGTCGCCCAGAGCGGCGAGATGCGCCGGTTCATGGAAACGGTCCGTCAGGTCGCCCAGTCCGACACCACGTCCGTGCTCATCCTCGGTGAAACCGGCGTGGGCAAGGAGCGCCTCGCACGCGCCATTCATGCGGAGGGACGACGGGGCGCCGGCCCCTTCATCGCCGTCAACTGCGGAGCTCTCCCCGAGCCTCTCCTCGAATCCGAGCTGTTCGGGCATGAGGAGGGCGCTTTTACCGGCGCGGTGCGCGCGCGGCGAGGGTACTTCGAGCTGGCGCACGGCGGAACATTGTTTCTCGACGAGATCGGTGAGATGGCGCCGCACCTGCAAGTGAAGCTTCTTCGCGTGCTCGAGGAAAAGAGTTTCTACCGGGTTGGAGGGGAAAGGGCTACCGCGGTTGACGTGCGGATCGTCGCGGCAACGAACCGCGACCTGAGGGCGGACGTCGCGAATCGTCGATTCCGCTCGGACCTCTACTATCGCCTCGCCGTCGTGACTCTCGCGATCCCGCCACTCCGAGGACGGCGGGAAGACGTGCCCCAGCTGGTGGCGAGCTATCTGGAGCACTTCAAGACCCAGCTCAATCGACGCGACCTTTCCATCGATCCCGACGCAATGCACGCTCTGGTGGGCTATGACTGGCCGGGGAACGTGCGGGAGCTCATCAATGTCCTGGAGCGTGCCGTGCTCCTCTGCCGAGGGAGCAGTATCTCGGTGACGGACTTCCCGCCCGAGATCTCGAAACCCTCCGGCGTCTCCAAGGGCGACGGCAGCGAGCCCGCCTTCCCCGACGCCTGGCTCGACGAGCCCCTCGACGAGGGCAGACGCCGGTTGATGCTGGCCTTCGAGCAACGGTATTTGCGGCGAATTCTGCGCGAGGCGCATGGTCGGATCGGAAAGGCGGCCTCTCGCGCCGGGGTTACCGAGCGAACGCTCTACGATCTAATGAAGAAGCACGGTCTTCGCAAGGAGGACTTCAAGCCCGCCTCGGCGCAAGCGGGGTGA